One window of the Labilibaculum sp. genome contains the following:
- a CDS encoding relaxase/mobilization nuclease domain-containing protein, protein MIGKITTGSDFKGLLEYLFKEDAQVLDQSIFAETINGMTKEFMLVSDQHSKVEKPVKHFVLSFSKDDEKILDNEKLVEITNDYLKAMGFGNNQHVAIRHNDTDKLHIHIAVNRIDRDLKCVPDSFEKMKSRTILKELEKQYNLEVTAEAGKGKEPLEKSIFNLKSNSLKTVQYISNKEFTKAGKSKLSKDIYRELKSGRHTNFEEFQDSLKGKGIDLNFKNKGNVVVFTFDGVNINGGELYKKLSKHHIEQEFRLHILSDLRTCIKTALGQNKSGREEFFKTLENLGVQIQMNSSKKGYSFSYAGQSFKASAVNRNLTLSKIDNTLEKRIQENAKDHIKKVIYQFSKAKGSENFSDFLDKNDIAFHERTKGEAKFLYNDIVVLENELKGVDLAKSRSINFVHNMVCEAIDCSNNIDDFHEYLESKSIVAEIGENKFIYKYDGFDFDLGTESFINFIESKFPLDMLSNLPEQKSDASIPLHIGNSQIGEKSDEEEEEIKRKNASIGMEI, encoded by the coding sequence ATGATTGGAAAAATAACTACAGGATCAGACTTTAAAGGTTTGCTTGAATATCTTTTTAAGGAAGATGCTCAAGTTCTGGATCAATCTATATTTGCTGAAACAATTAATGGAATGACAAAAGAGTTTATGTTGGTGTCAGATCAACACTCGAAAGTTGAAAAACCCGTTAAACATTTTGTTCTTTCATTTTCAAAAGATGATGAGAAAATACTTGATAATGAAAAGCTTGTTGAAATAACCAATGATTATTTAAAAGCAATGGGATTTGGTAATAATCAACATGTGGCAATTCGTCATAATGACACAGATAAATTGCACATTCACATTGCTGTTAATCGGATAGATCGTGATTTAAAATGCGTACCGGATTCATTTGAGAAAATGAAAAGCCGAACAATTTTAAAAGAACTTGAAAAACAATACAATCTAGAAGTAACAGCTGAAGCCGGTAAAGGAAAAGAACCATTGGAAAAAAGCATTTTCAATTTAAAATCCAATAGTCTGAAAACGGTTCAATACATTTCCAATAAAGAGTTTACGAAAGCAGGGAAGTCAAAACTTTCGAAGGATATTTATCGGGAGTTAAAATCGGGAAGGCACACCAATTTTGAAGAATTCCAGGATTCGCTGAAAGGAAAAGGAATAGACTTGAACTTTAAAAATAAGGGAAATGTTGTTGTTTTTACTTTTGATGGAGTGAATATCAACGGAGGAGAGCTTTATAAAAAATTAAGCAAACACCACATTGAACAGGAGTTTAGATTGCATATTTTGTCTGATTTAAGGACTTGCATTAAGACTGCATTAGGACAAAACAAATCCGGAAGAGAAGAGTTCTTTAAAACACTTGAGAATTTGGGCGTTCAGATACAAATGAATTCATCAAAAAAAGGCTATTCATTTTCCTATGCCGGACAATCATTTAAGGCAAGTGCTGTAAATAGAAATCTGACTCTATCCAAGATTGATAATACTTTGGAAAAACGCATTCAAGAAAATGCGAAAGATCATATAAAGAAGGTGATTTATCAATTCTCGAAAGCGAAAGGATCTGAAAATTTTTCTGACTTTTTAGATAAGAATGATATAGCATTTCACGAAAGAACAAAAGGAGAAGCTAAATTTCTATATAATGATATTGTTGTGCTTGAGAATGAATTAAAAGGAGTTGATTTGGCTAAATCAAGATCAATAAATTTTGTACACAATATGGTTTGTGAAGCAATAGATTGTTCTAATAATATCGATGATTTTCATGAATATCTTGAGTCGAAGTCAATTGTAGCAGAAATCGGTGAAAATAAATTTATTTACAAGTATGATGGCTTTGATTTTGATTTAGGAACAGAAAGCTTTATCAATTTTATTGAATCGAAATTTCCACTAGATATGTTATCAAATTTACCAGAGCAAAAATCAGATGCATCTATTCCTCTGCATATTGGTAATAGTCAGATAGGTGAGAAATCCGATGAAGAAGAGGAAGAAATTAAACGTAAAAATGCAAGTATAGGAATGGAGATTTGA
- a CDS encoding toprim domain-containing protein, which produces MYKNNENGADNLIDRINQEPEMQLKVIQHFFPQASVKKNFKTHKENHPSTSLRWFEGKYWVTNFTSPDKSMDCFNIAQDKLKVEMSEVLKYLTCNLFPEYQFNSSSNSIERSPFEKQLFAIKNNLKQEAAKILEGRGIDTKSLPKNAFYQNNSINGSADAIVFFDKDEKLINKRYLNPSGGQRYNNKGRLDGAIYDVCFNADSEQVFIVEGAINSLSLAKVESSIAIFSTSNNITANRLRNYITNKHVVLALDNDKAGNEVAEKIYDSIMESNIEIQSIKRCVFPVNKDCNDLLQENQLNDFLSEKKNYKQLYPEFIPDSIDEKKDVEKFDFFKRNSCYYVEDQYKGKIRERRISNFIMTIFYFLPDGSDDAKRIFFLQNRSGKSKLLTISSKNLNVKSFKSSIASVGGFSFLGTQNELDIILESLREREETAQNIGVLGYQPEFNLYAFSNGIINNGSFQKVDRFGVVKADGKYLYIPAFSVINKYSPWFDKERKFKFSPGKMKFMEWSDLLYKAYHDKAVVGMSFVIGGLFRDYIFKDLGFYPFLFLFGDYGVGKTSFSEIFLNLFGSGNRGVSLEAGSTSKSVARNADQQRNSLLYLKELDSKIESKIVGFLKTAYDGDGYSRAQSTNDNKTHDTQVNSAIMLDGNYLPTMSSALFSRMIILNFSSHLFSDEETKAFQTLKKEAKNGYGNVILEILSHRFHFVKEFKEQFNNVYHELKYENPLTATYSERNVKHISLLLAIYKTMSSKLNFPMNYESLHSCLLENAREQDESMQTVSEVNQFWNTIEFLKSDLKLNKQHYRIIKHDDKSLLGIRFSLIYPLYKRFCLSQNQSELDFNTLLAYLKDQKSFVKTWQKGRIDSHTIKDFGSAYLFDFNQLPLEKELWLK; this is translated from the coding sequence ATGTACAAAAATAATGAAAATGGTGCTGATAACCTAATAGATAGGATAAATCAGGAGCCTGAAATGCAATTAAAAGTAATTCAACATTTTTTTCCACAAGCAAGTGTCAAGAAGAATTTTAAAACCCATAAAGAAAATCATCCTTCAACATCATTAAGATGGTTTGAAGGAAAATATTGGGTGACAAATTTCACTTCTCCCGATAAATCTATGGATTGTTTCAATATTGCTCAGGATAAGTTAAAAGTAGAAATGTCGGAAGTTCTTAAATATTTGACTTGTAATTTATTCCCAGAGTATCAATTTAATAGCTCTAGTAACTCAATTGAAAGAAGTCCCTTTGAAAAGCAATTGTTTGCTATTAAAAATAATTTGAAACAGGAGGCTGCAAAGATTCTTGAAGGTCGAGGAATTGACACTAAAAGTTTGCCTAAAAACGCTTTTTATCAAAATAATAGTATAAATGGAAGCGCTGATGCAATTGTGTTTTTTGACAAAGACGAAAAGCTAATTAATAAGAGGTATTTAAATCCGTCAGGAGGACAAAGATATAACAATAAAGGGCGCTTGGATGGTGCCATATATGATGTTTGTTTTAATGCTGATTCTGAACAAGTTTTTATTGTTGAAGGAGCTATCAACTCTTTGTCTTTAGCAAAAGTTGAATCGAGCATTGCCATATTTAGCACCTCAAATAATATTACAGCGAATCGTCTCAGGAATTACATTACAAATAAGCATGTTGTTCTTGCTTTAGATAACGATAAAGCCGGTAATGAGGTAGCAGAAAAAATATATGATTCTATTATGGAATCAAATATCGAGATACAATCAATTAAGCGTTGTGTATTCCCTGTTAATAAAGATTGCAATGATTTATTACAAGAGAATCAATTGAACGATTTTTTGTCTGAGAAGAAGAATTATAAGCAACTATATCCTGAATTCATTCCTGATTCAATAGATGAAAAGAAAGATGTCGAGAAGTTTGACTTTTTCAAGAGAAATAGCTGTTATTATGTCGAGGATCAATATAAAGGCAAAATTCGAGAAAGACGGATTTCTAATTTTATAATGACCATTTTCTATTTTTTGCCTGATGGATCGGATGATGCAAAACGAATTTTCTTTCTTCAAAACAGATCAGGCAAATCTAAATTACTAACAATATCATCCAAAAATCTAAATGTCAAGAGCTTTAAATCAAGCATTGCATCGGTGGGTGGATTTTCATTTTTAGGCACACAAAATGAACTGGATATTATTCTAGAATCGTTGAGAGAAAGAGAAGAAACAGCCCAGAATATTGGAGTATTAGGTTATCAACCAGAATTTAACCTGTATGCTTTTAGTAATGGAATAATTAATAATGGAAGTTTTCAAAAAGTTGATCGATTTGGAGTAGTAAAAGCAGATGGAAAATATCTCTACATACCTGCTTTTAGTGTAATAAATAAATATTCCCCTTGGTTTGATAAAGAACGAAAATTTAAATTTTCGCCTGGTAAGATGAAATTTATGGAATGGTCAGATTTACTCTATAAAGCGTATCATGATAAAGCTGTTGTAGGAATGAGCTTTGTGATAGGAGGATTATTTAGAGATTATATTTTCAAAGATCTGGGCTTTTATCCGTTTCTATTTTTATTTGGAGATTATGGAGTTGGTAAAACTTCCTTTTCGGAAATATTCTTGAATCTGTTTGGGTCAGGAAATCGAGGAGTGTCATTGGAAGCTGGATCCACTTCTAAATCTGTAGCTAGAAACGCAGATCAACAAAGAAATTCTCTTTTGTATCTAAAAGAATTAGATAGTAAAATTGAATCCAAAATTGTTGGGTTTTTAAAGACTGCATATGATGGAGATGGATATTCTCGTGCTCAATCAACCAATGATAATAAAACTCACGATACTCAAGTTAATTCAGCCATCATGCTAGATGGTAATTATTTACCTACAATGTCCTCTGCATTATTTAGTAGAATGATAATTCTAAATTTTTCGAGTCATCTATTTTCTGATGAAGAAACAAAAGCCTTCCAGACTCTCAAAAAGGAGGCAAAAAACGGTTATGGTAATGTAATACTAGAAATATTAAGTCACCGATTTCATTTTGTAAAGGAGTTTAAGGAGCAGTTCAATAATGTTTATCATGAATTGAAATATGAAAATCCTTTAACCGCTACATATTCAGAACGAAATGTAAAGCACATTTCACTGTTATTGGCAATCTATAAAACAATGAGTTCTAAGTTGAATTTTCCCATGAATTATGAAAGTTTACATAGCTGTTTGTTGGAAAATGCAAGAGAACAGGATGAGTCAATGCAAACAGTTAGTGAAGTAAATCAGTTTTGGAATACAATTGAATTTCTAAAATCTGATTTGAAGCTAAATAAACAGCATTATAGAATCATTAAACATGACGATAAGAGTTTATTGGGCATTCGTTTTAGTCTAATTTATCCTTTGTATAAAAGATTTTGTTTGTCTCAAAACCAATCAGAATTGGACTTTAATACATTGCTTGCCTATTTAAAAGATCAGAAATCATTTGTTAAAACTTGGCAGAAAGGACGCATTGATTCTCATACTATTAAGGATTTTGGGAGTGCATATCTATTCGATTTTAATCAATTACCCCTAGAAAAAGAATTATGGCTAAAATAA
- a CDS encoding ParA family protein, with product MAKITVIINQKGGVGKTTTTCSLAAALSLKGKKVLLVDLDPQTNASESLGVRNYDNNIYQALKGESAISPIKVINNLYIVPSNIDLNALEHEMNNEPGREYLLKELLEPVKNQYDFILIDCSPSIGLIALNALSACDTFIIPVLPHHLSIQGLSGLADVAKKIKSRINPKLKLEGVLITQFSHRKVLHRDVQTALKKHFNGRLYDTTIRENISLAEMCSAGIDIFRYAPNSNGAEDYLKLCEEFLSKQ from the coding sequence ATGGCTAAAATAACAGTTATTATCAATCAAAAAGGTGGGGTTGGAAAGACAACAACAACCTGTTCGTTGGCGGCAGCATTAAGTTTAAAAGGAAAGAAAGTATTGCTGGTGGACCTTGATCCTCAGACTAATGCTTCTGAATCGCTGGGGGTAAGAAATTATGATAACAATATATATCAAGCTTTAAAAGGAGAGTCTGCGATCTCACCAATAAAGGTGATAAATAATTTATATATCGTCCCATCTAACATAGACTTAAATGCGTTAGAACACGAAATGAATAACGAGCCGGGGCGGGAATACCTGCTTAAAGAACTGTTAGAGCCTGTAAAGAATCAATATGACTTCATTTTAATTGACTGTTCCCCCTCTATCGGTTTAATTGCTTTAAATGCCCTTTCAGCTTGCGATACGTTTATAATACCCGTTCTTCCCCATCATCTGAGTATTCAGGGCTTAAGTGGTTTAGCAGATGTTGCTAAAAAAATCAAATCCAGAATTAATCCCAAACTAAAGCTCGAAGGCGTACTTATTACCCAGTTTAGCCATCGTAAGGTTTTACATCGTGATGTGCAGACTGCTTTGAAAAAACACTTTAATGGAAGGCTTTATGACACTACCATACGTGAGAATATTTCACTGGCAGAAATGTGCTCTGCGGGTATCGATATCTTTCGATATGCCCCTAATAGTAATGGCGCTGAAGATTATCTAAAACTGTGTGAGGAATTTTTAAGCAAACAATAG
- a CDS encoding helix-turn-helix domain-containing protein, producing the protein MSQFVVMSPEDLKETIERAMRNVLSNQQTSKSEKKNKVLVLSEAAEYCRMPVPTFREYLGRNEIRGAKVGKTWRFFTEDLDQFLRKYLRKTNAEIEKEIDDELSK; encoded by the coding sequence ATGAGTCAATTTGTCGTAATGTCACCAGAAGATCTCAAAGAAACTATTGAGAGAGCAATGAGAAACGTTTTGTCTAATCAGCAGACGTCAAAGTCAGAAAAAAAGAACAAAGTGCTTGTACTGTCTGAGGCTGCTGAATATTGTCGAATGCCTGTCCCAACTTTTCGTGAATACCTTGGACGTAACGAAATACGAGGAGCTAAAGTTGGAAAAACATGGCGTTTTTTCACAGAAGACCTTGATCAATTTTTAAGGAAGTATCTAAGGAAAACAAATGCAGAGATTGAAAAAGAAATTGATGATGAATTGTCTAAGTAA